The proteins below are encoded in one region of Peribacillus muralis:
- a CDS encoding AbgT family transporter, with product MEQKVMKDTNIQQKHNRGGFFNQVERIGNKIPHPFILFIYMIAFLFIVTALLSIFHVSASDPISGEKVEVQNLLSREGIQWILPNMIKNFSGFLPLGSILALMLGVGLAEKVGLLEVLIRKMSLKVSGKYASYLVVFVAFFSHVSSDAALVIMPPLGALIFLAVGRHPVAGLLAAIAGVGSGFTANLLIVTTDVLLSGISSEVANGMKANLTVNVTDNWFFMATSVLVLTVVIALITDKFVEPRLGKYEGGGQHKKLEQLTKQQNKALLATGISALVFIAVMVVLVVPEGALLRNPETGAILPSPFMSGIVAIILLFFFTVSITYGVKVGAIKKQNDIPELLVDPIKGMAGFIIMVFPLSQFVACFNWSNMGKFLALSITDLLEQLNIEGAPVLIGLMFLSGLLSMFIASGSAIWSILAPVFVPMFMVLGYHPAFAQMLFRVADSSVLPLAPVSPFVPLFLSFLQEYKKDAKLGTYYSLILPYPIIIFIIWTLLVVVWYFLGLPIGPGVYPKLP from the coding sequence ATGGAACAAAAAGTAATGAAAGATACCAATATTCAGCAAAAGCATAATAGGGGTGGGTTTTTCAATCAAGTAGAGCGAATAGGCAACAAAATTCCCCACCCCTTCATTTTATTTATTTATATGATTGCTTTTCTATTTATCGTGACCGCCCTATTATCCATTTTTCATGTTTCGGCCTCTGATCCAATCAGCGGAGAAAAAGTTGAAGTTCAAAACCTGTTAAGCCGCGAAGGTATTCAATGGATTTTGCCGAATATGATTAAAAACTTTTCCGGCTTTTTGCCGCTCGGTTCCATTTTAGCTCTTATGCTTGGTGTCGGATTGGCAGAAAAGGTTGGATTGCTTGAAGTTTTGATTCGAAAAATGTCATTAAAGGTTTCAGGAAAATACGCTAGTTATTTAGTCGTTTTCGTCGCTTTTTTTAGTCATGTTTCTTCCGATGCTGCACTTGTGATCATGCCCCCTCTTGGAGCTTTGATTTTCCTTGCAGTCGGCCGCCACCCTGTTGCTGGATTGCTCGCTGCGATAGCCGGGGTTGGATCAGGTTTCACGGCTAATCTTTTGATCGTGACAACAGATGTCCTGCTTTCAGGGATCAGCTCGGAAGTGGCTAATGGAATGAAAGCAAATTTGACGGTTAACGTTACGGATAACTGGTTCTTTATGGCGACTTCCGTTCTCGTTCTTACCGTAGTCATTGCCTTGATCACGGATAAATTTGTCGAGCCCCGCTTAGGAAAATATGAAGGCGGCGGTCAACACAAAAAACTGGAGCAATTGACGAAGCAACAAAACAAAGCACTCCTCGCGACAGGTATTTCAGCATTGGTTTTCATAGCTGTTATGGTCGTTCTAGTCGTCCCTGAAGGAGCACTATTACGAAATCCAGAAACAGGGGCGATCCTTCCCTCGCCATTCATGTCTGGAATTGTTGCAATCATCCTACTTTTCTTTTTTACAGTCTCCATTACCTATGGTGTAAAAGTGGGCGCAATTAAGAAACAAAATGATATTCCTGAATTATTGGTCGATCCAATAAAAGGAATGGCCGGATTCATCATCATGGTTTTTCCTCTTTCCCAATTTGTCGCATGTTTTAACTGGAGTAATATGGGTAAATTTTTGGCTTTATCAATCACGGATCTCTTGGAACAACTAAATATAGAAGGTGCGCCGGTCCTTATTGGTTTGATGTTCCTATCTGGACTTCTATCCATGTTCATCGCCAGCGGCTCTGCGATTTGGTCGATATTGGCACCGGTCTTTGTCCCAATGTTCATGGTATTGGGCTATCATCCCGCCTTTGCTCAAATGTTGTTTAGGGTAGCGGATTCTTCTGTCCTGCCATTGGCACCTGTATCACCATTTGTCCCACTATTCTTAAGTTTCTTACAAGAGTATAAGAAAGATGCCAAACTAGGCACTTATTATTCTCTTATCTTACCGTACCCGATTATCATCTTTATCATTTGGACGCTATTGGTAGTCGTTTGGTATTTCCTCGGCCTCCCTATAGGACCTGGAGTATATCCGAAATTGCCTTAA
- a CDS encoding GerAB/ArcD/ProY family transporter produces the protein MNQAGVNEKFKVSPFYVFFLVHSMQTGIGVLSFQRVLAKSAGTDGWISILLAGLIVHTFIWIIYKIFSIVPGDIISASNHAFGKWAGNFFSLLFILYCFLLGMTIINSYINVIHVWMFSEVPSWAFAFVFMTLIYYIITGGFRTITGIAFLTVAVSYWLIFVPFYGLKYSEFTNILPIFDHTLLEILKGTRSTSLSLIGFEMILMYYPFLKDAGTSQKFAHGGALLSTLLALLIYMVSIVFYSERQLELTLWPTLTITSIIEFPFIQRFEYIIISWWTIIIIPNMVIPLWSASRGLKRMFDIQQKYPLWVMFSLILLVNIFFFDIDSLYILNKIINPYCVSFLIIYLPLLYICLQIKKSKKRSGKVKVP, from the coding sequence ATGAACCAAGCTGGCGTTAATGAAAAGTTTAAGGTTTCACCTTTTTATGTATTTTTTTTAGTGCATTCCATGCAAACAGGGATAGGAGTGCTTAGTTTTCAAAGGGTGTTGGCGAAGTCGGCGGGAACGGATGGCTGGATCTCGATCCTGCTGGCCGGACTTATCGTCCATACATTCATTTGGATCATATACAAGATTTTCAGTATTGTCCCTGGTGATATCATTTCCGCTAGTAATCATGCATTTGGAAAATGGGCTGGGAACTTTTTCAGTCTGTTATTCATCCTTTACTGCTTTTTACTTGGAATGACAATTATAAACAGCTATATAAATGTCATACATGTCTGGATGTTCTCAGAGGTGCCTTCCTGGGCATTTGCATTTGTTTTCATGACCTTGATTTATTACATTATCACTGGAGGATTCCGTACCATAACCGGTATCGCCTTTTTAACGGTCGCAGTGTCCTACTGGCTTATTTTTGTTCCTTTCTATGGCTTAAAATACTCTGAATTCACTAACATCCTTCCCATTTTCGATCATACTTTATTGGAAATATTGAAAGGGACTAGAAGCACTTCATTATCCCTGATTGGTTTTGAGATGATCCTCATGTATTACCCATTCCTTAAAGATGCAGGAACATCACAAAAATTTGCCCATGGAGGAGCCTTGCTCTCAACCTTATTGGCCTTATTGATTTACATGGTTTCGATAGTCTTTTATTCAGAGAGGCAGTTGGAACTTACCCTTTGGCCGACGCTCACCATCACAAGTATTATTGAATTTCCTTTCATCCAACGGTTTGAATACATCATCATTTCTTGGTGGACCATCATCATCATACCCAACATGGTCATTCCGTTATGGAGTGCCAGCAGGGGTTTGAAACGAATGTTCGATATCCAGCAAAAGTATCCGCTATGGGTGATGTTTTCACTTATTCTCCTGGTCAATATTTTCTTTTTTGATATTGATTCCCTATATATATTGAATAAAATCATCAACCCTTACTGTGTGTCTTTTCTCATCATATACTTACCCCTTCTTTACATTTGCTTGCAAATTAAAAAGTCGAAGAAACGTTCGGGTAAAGTGAAGGTCCCCTGA
- a CDS encoding YczE/YyaS/YitT family protein produces the protein MAFLRYFFLFSGFILFGLGTALAIQVSYLGLHPWDVLNVALYARHGLTIGSWGIICGLILVSISFVVDRSYINIGTFLNALLIGPIIDFFLWADILPEASHDWKDYMILLAGIVITGVGGGLYVAAGIGAGPRDGFMLSLADKTRLSVSQARVIVESLVLLIGFLLGGPIFVMTFVYTFIQSPVFQYSLAFFRKLLHVAARKNKDSGFVA, from the coding sequence ATGGCATTCCTGCGTTACTTTTTTTTATTTTCCGGCTTCATCCTCTTTGGTTTGGGCACAGCGCTGGCTATCCAGGTAAGTTATCTCGGCTTGCACCCATGGGATGTTTTGAATGTTGCATTGTATGCTAGACATGGTTTAACGATAGGAAGCTGGGGCATTATATGCGGTCTCATACTGGTTTCCATTTCTTTTGTGGTGGATCGAAGCTATATTAATATTGGCACATTTTTGAACGCTTTATTGATTGGCCCCATTATCGATTTTTTCTTGTGGGCTGATATCCTTCCCGAAGCCTCTCACGATTGGAAGGATTATATGATTTTGTTAGCTGGTATTGTCATAACCGGGGTTGGGGGAGGTTTATATGTAGCAGCAGGTATCGGAGCCGGTCCCAGAGATGGTTTCATGCTTTCACTCGCGGATAAGACACGTCTATCGGTTAGCCAGGCGCGTGTAATCGTGGAAAGCTTAGTGCTCTTGATCGGCTTCCTCTTGGGAGGTCCTATTTTTGTTATGACCTTTGTTTATACTTTTATCCAAAGCCCGGTATTTCAGTATTCTTTAGCTTTTTTTCGAAAGTTGCTTCATGTGGCGGCACGGAAAAACAAAGATTCCGGATTTGTTGCATAG
- a CDS encoding GNAT family N-acetyltransferase, whose protein sequence is MLKPVTLRGHLVCLEPMTVEHVHDLCAAASEDRSTYGYTNVPVGLDETRRYIESALKAHLEGSVLPFVVRHNGTGKIVGTTRFLDLEVFNLPQGTSNGAIPTDDNPPSVAEIGSTWYAASAQRTGVNTECKLLMLAHAFESWQTIRVTLKTDARNERSRSGIQRLGATFEGVRRAHIPASDGGIRDTAYYSIIAKEWPEVRKNLLQKQQRS, encoded by the coding sequence ATGTTAAAGCCAGTAACACTTCGTGGCCATTTGGTCTGTCTAGAGCCGATGACGGTTGAACACGTCCATGACCTTTGCGCCGCAGCTTCGGAAGATAGGTCCACCTATGGCTATACCAATGTGCCAGTCGGACTGGATGAAACCCGCCGATATATTGAAAGTGCCTTGAAGGCCCACTTGGAAGGGAGCGTACTGCCTTTCGTTGTCCGGCACAACGGTACGGGCAAAATTGTCGGAACGACCAGATTTCTTGACCTTGAAGTGTTTAATTTGCCACAGGGAACATCCAATGGTGCCATACCTACCGATGACAACCCACCGAGCGTTGCTGAGATAGGCAGCACTTGGTATGCAGCCTCTGCCCAGCGGACTGGTGTGAACACGGAGTGCAAGCTATTGATGCTTGCCCATGCATTTGAATCGTGGCAAACGATCAGGGTTACCTTGAAGACCGATGCTCGAAACGAACGTTCCCGTTCTGGCATACAACGTCTTGGCGCCACTTTTGAAGGTGTACGCAGGGCACACATCCCAGCCAGTGATGGTGGCATAAGGGACACAGCGTATTATTCAATTATCGCTAAAGAATGGCCTGAGGTCCGGAAGAATCTTCTTCAGAAGCAGCAAAGAAGCTAG
- a CDS encoding AzlC family ABC transporter permease codes for MKGVKDCVPTLLGYLSIGLAAGVVQKTAGLSIAEIALMSLILYAGSAQFIAAGMIAASSSPTAIIITILFVNMRHLLLSAALSPYFRHLSPLRNILVGSLLTDETFGVAINQTAKKNQINETWMHGLNVTAYLNWFLANIAGALLAQWISDPEKFGLEFALPAMFIGILVLSIIGRGKIKRDVAVAVIAVVIAVASSFVLSSSMGIIVATIIASTIGMVVEKWR; via the coding sequence ATGAAAGGGGTAAAAGATTGTGTCCCAACGTTACTCGGTTATTTAAGTATCGGGTTAGCTGCCGGAGTTGTTCAAAAGACAGCAGGATTAAGCATAGCTGAGATTGCCCTGATGAGTTTGATTCTATATGCTGGGTCAGCTCAATTCATTGCGGCAGGAATGATAGCGGCAAGCAGTTCCCCCACAGCAATCATTATTACCATATTATTTGTCAATATGCGCCACCTTTTACTTAGTGCGGCGCTATCCCCGTATTTTCGTCATCTTTCCCCACTGAGGAACATCCTTGTAGGTTCACTGCTCACGGATGAGACATTTGGTGTCGCCATTAACCAAACAGCGAAAAAGAACCAAATCAATGAAACTTGGATGCACGGACTCAATGTGACGGCTTATTTAAATTGGTTTCTTGCCAATATTGCAGGCGCTCTATTGGCCCAATGGATTTCAGATCCGGAAAAATTCGGTCTTGAATTTGCCTTGCCAGCGATGTTCATCGGCATTCTCGTCCTGTCCATAATAGGCAGAGGGAAAATTAAAAGAGATGTAGCTGTGGCAGTCATTGCGGTTGTCATTGCTGTAGCGAGCTCTTTCGTCCTGTCCAGCAGTATGGGGATCATTGTGGCTACGATCATTGCCTCCACAATAGGGATGGTGGTGGAAAAATGGAGATAA
- a CDS encoding AzlD domain-containing protein produces the protein MEIRWDVFLIIVGAAIVTFIPRVVPLMVLSRIELPEWGMRWLNYVPISVMAALISQEILVHDGKLSSLTDNIQLVAAIPTFLIAIKTRSLLVTVLSGVIFFMFLRWVFTWV, from the coding sequence ATGGAGATAAGATGGGATGTTTTTTTGATCATTGTAGGAGCGGCTATTGTAACTTTCATTCCAAGGGTGGTTCCACTAATGGTTCTTAGTCGTATTGAATTACCAGAGTGGGGGATGCGTTGGTTGAATTATGTTCCCATATCGGTCATGGCTGCATTGATAAGCCAGGAAATATTGGTTCATGATGGGAAGCTTTCTTCTTTAACCGATAATATTCAGCTAGTAGCGGCCATTCCGACTTTTTTAATTGCGATAAAAACACGTAGTTTATTAGTAACTGTACTCTCTGGGGTCATTTTTTTCATGTTTTTACGTTGGGTTTTTACCTGGGTTTGA
- a CDS encoding AEC family transporter has product MRIHTIVFLKKFSLKSGGQKQKKRPVFLRRILGLIFACARYNPPHIFVSLAKQLALLASPLAMFYIGMLIMSITKSQLLTAKRKIIIPTIIKLVSLPLVVFGIIKMMNLDRIISQTLLIQAMMPVLTIASILFSKYGANENWVQLQR; this is encoded by the coding sequence ATGCGTATTCATACCATTGTTTTCTTAAAGAAATTCAGCTTGAAAAGTGGTGGGCAAAAGCAAAAAAAAAGACCAGTATTTTTAAGACGTATTCTTGGGTTGATCTTTGCATGTGCAAGATATAATCCGCCCCATATTTTTGTCAGCTTAGCCAAACAGTTGGCTTTACTTGCATCACCGTTAGCGATGTTTTACATTGGGATGTTGATCATGTCCATAACTAAGTCGCAGCTCCTGACTGCCAAAAGAAAAATCATCATTCCGACCATCATTAAATTGGTGTCATTGCCCCTTGTTGTATTTGGGATAATAAAAATGATGAATTTGGACAGAATCATTTCGCAAACCTTGCTGATCCAAGCCATGATGCCTGTTCTTACTATAGCTTCCATTCTGTTCAGCAAATATGGTGCAAACGAAAATTGGGTGCAATTACAACGATAA
- a CDS encoding methyl-accepting chemotaxis protein — protein MLKMKNLKSTQLLEENAVLAAIERSLSMIEFDKHGQVIWANENFAETMGYRVDEMPGLHHKIFCTEDFVTSIAYEQFWRNLRNGKSFQEKIKRITKSGKEIWLEATYTPVLDHNGKVSAVVKIATDITERETNARDVALRLQGMSEELHEKAELGIIRSRDASIATSKLVAGSKENMEILESLKTQAQSIRSIVKTVREIANQTNLLALNAAIEAARAGEHGRGFNVVAGEVRKLSNRVQDSIQEVNAHVEGITAEIAKISKVTAQSVEGITNNQTYNEQVVMAFKEVENASTQLDMEVKSFKEIF, from the coding sequence ATGTTAAAAATGAAAAACCTCAAAAGTACACAACTTTTGGAAGAAAACGCTGTATTGGCCGCCATCGAAAGATCACTCTCCATGATTGAATTCGATAAACACGGGCAGGTGATTTGGGCCAATGAAAATTTTGCTGAAACGATGGGATACAGAGTGGATGAAATGCCAGGTCTCCATCATAAAATATTTTGCACAGAGGACTTTGTAACAAGTATCGCTTATGAACAATTTTGGAGAAACTTACGCAATGGAAAAAGCTTTCAGGAAAAAATAAAACGCATCACAAAATCCGGTAAGGAAATATGGTTGGAGGCTACCTATACGCCCGTCCTTGATCATAACGGAAAGGTTTCTGCCGTTGTCAAAATAGCTACGGATATTACAGAAAGAGAAACGAATGCGAGGGATGTGGCATTACGATTGCAGGGTATGTCAGAGGAACTGCATGAAAAAGCTGAACTTGGCATAATAAGAAGTCGGGATGCGTCCATTGCAACCAGTAAACTTGTGGCTGGATCAAAAGAGAATATGGAAATCCTCGAATCTCTTAAAACCCAAGCCCAATCGATTAGGAGCATTGTCAAGACGGTCCGTGAAATTGCCAACCAAACCAATCTACTGGCATTGAATGCTGCAATAGAGGCAGCTCGCGCCGGAGAACATGGAAGAGGGTTCAATGTAGTGGCAGGGGAAGTCAGAAAGCTTTCAAACCGGGTTCAAGACTCGATTCAGGAAGTCAATGCCCATGTAGAAGGCATTACAGCTGAAATTGCTAAAATCAGTAAAGTAACCGCGCAATCAGTAGAGGGGATTACAAATAACCAAACTTACAATGAACAGGTCGTAATGGCGTTTAAAGAAGTGGAAAACGCCTCCACCCAGCTTGATATGGAAGTTAAATCCTTTAAAGAGATATTCTGA
- a CDS encoding RrF2 family transcriptional regulator, producing the protein MHMKTGVEQSVYAMLLLNFLPEKAVLPGDVISQQLGGSATYFQKILRKLVSADLLTSVPGIKGGFKLKKRPEDIRIYDVYLAVEGKQSLYSSSGIFHDMLKLKEKDICLLSNLMEEAETSWKNILKRETIASLNEEINKKCPKENLQMLKKVVNEKMVL; encoded by the coding sequence TTGCATATGAAGACAGGGGTCGAGCAGTCCGTTTATGCCATGTTACTACTTAATTTTCTACCGGAAAAAGCAGTATTGCCTGGAGACGTCATTAGTCAGCAATTAGGGGGATCAGCAACTTATTTCCAAAAAATATTAAGGAAATTAGTTAGTGCAGATCTGCTGACCTCAGTACCCGGTATAAAAGGAGGGTTTAAATTAAAAAAACGTCCTGAAGATATACGTATTTATGACGTTTACCTTGCAGTGGAAGGGAAGCAGTCCCTTTATTCCTCAAGTGGCATTTTTCATGACATGCTTAAATTGAAGGAAAAGGATATTTGCTTGCTGTCAAATTTGATGGAAGAAGCGGAGACATCGTGGAAAAACATTCTCAAACGTGAAACCATTGCATCTCTAAATGAAGAAATAAACAAGAAATGTCCAAAAGAAAATTTGCAAATGTTAAAAAAGGTTGTCAACGAAAAAATGGTTTTGTAA
- a CDS encoding nuclear transport factor 2 family protein: MKNLEKYFDLFDQSRTSEQAMEELVSLFSDDIVFILNGHEKKGIENWKLFVKMIFQENSDLKHMFEGWKKVEGTDLFETPWAVCGKRSSGTVYTQTGKDIARLNDDGKISYLENVPDNANMFANYKN, encoded by the coding sequence ATGAAAAATCTAGAGAAATATTTTGATTTATTTGATCAATCAAGAACGAGTGAACAAGCGATGGAAGAATTAGTATCATTATTTTCCGACGATATCGTCTTCATCCTAAATGGCCATGAAAAAAAGGGGATTGAAAATTGGAAGCTGTTTGTAAAGATGATATTCCAAGAAAATAGTGATCTTAAACATATGTTTGAAGGATGGAAAAAAGTAGAAGGAACCGATCTTTTTGAAACACCATGGGCGGTGTGCGGCAAACGGTCATCGGGAACGGTATATACGCAAACTGGCAAAGATATTGCTCGATTGAATGATGATGGTAAAATCAGTTATTTAGAAAATGTTCCTGACAACGCGAACATGTTTGCCAATTATAAAAATTGA
- a CDS encoding DUF2383 domain-containing protein, translating to MEKQNQTIETLNTFLQGIYMGVHSYEHFIKKLQHPTLKDSFISIQKDQKNHAAIISERIQHLGGTPVTSEGMIGKVEGAIGNLFKKYDSDQEIIKHAIKGENIYGIRMSEDLVRDKLDEESLGKVQKILDKDREHVDFLKSLLHS from the coding sequence GTGGAAAAACAAAACCAAACGATCGAGACGCTGAATACATTCTTGCAAGGAATATACATGGGCGTACATAGCTATGAACACTTTATAAAAAAACTGCAACATCCTACATTAAAAGATTCATTCATTTCCATTCAGAAAGATCAAAAAAACCATGCAGCCATCATTTCTGAGCGAATTCAACATCTAGGCGGAACACCTGTAACGAGTGAGGGAATGATAGGAAAGGTTGAAGGAGCAATCGGAAATTTATTCAAAAAGTATGATTCAGATCAGGAAATTATTAAACATGCCATCAAAGGTGAAAATATATATGGGATTCGGATGTCCGAGGACCTAGTTAGGGATAAGCTTGATGAAGAAAGTCTTGGTAAGGTCCAAAAAATTCTTGATAAAGACCGGGAACACGTGGATTTTTTAAAATCCCTTTTACATTCCTAG
- a CDS encoding general stress protein produces MSKQVVGIYENGEEAVKVVEELLIQGYKRDEISIVAKDRKETKVIERKTGTKAEEGLATGAATGGVIGGAAGLLAGAGALAIPGIGPLLAAGPIVSALAGVAVGAGTGGLAGTLIGLGISEKAAERYETGIKAGKVLILVDNDIKEGPPTYRR; encoded by the coding sequence ATGAGTAAGCAAGTGGTTGGAATATATGAAAACGGTGAAGAAGCAGTAAAAGTGGTTGAAGAGCTTTTGATACAAGGGTATAAACGTGATGAAATATCCATTGTTGCGAAAGATCGCAAGGAAACAAAAGTGATTGAAAGAAAAACGGGTACGAAAGCAGAAGAAGGATTAGCCACTGGTGCTGCAACAGGGGGAGTTATTGGCGGAGCTGCGGGACTTCTTGCCGGAGCTGGAGCACTGGCCATTCCAGGAATCGGGCCGCTGCTTGCCGCTGGACCGATCGTTTCTGCGTTAGCTGGAGTGGCCGTCGGGGCAGGAACAGGCGGATTGGCTGGTACCCTGATAGGATTGGGTATTTCAGAAAAAGCGGCGGAAAGGTACGAAACCGGTATAAAGGCCGGTAAGGTTTTAATATTAGTGGATAATGATATTAAAGAAGGCCCCCCTACTTATAGGAGATGA
- a CDS encoding GH25 family lysozyme, with protein MTHIKGIDVSHWQGSINWGRVAKDGVQFVFIKATEGTKYSKLSYFKENAPEALAAGLKVGAYHYAKFSTAAEARAEAAYFLIAVSSFALNYPLVLDLEENKKAAGKHALTDAALAFLEAVEEAGHTAMLYTGKSFLENALDESRLTKYPLWIARYNSKLGRSTDIWQHSDSGNVDGIRTKVDLNIAYRDFSKIKTPIQSSIAEEASFLYTVKGGDTLSMIAKKYKTTVTSLVVLNGIQDPNKIYIGQKLFVK; from the coding sequence ATGACACATATCAAGGGCATCGATGTCTCACATTGGCAAGGTTCAATAAATTGGGGGAGGGTAGCAAAGGATGGTGTGCAGTTTGTCTTCATTAAAGCAACAGAGGGGACGAAATATTCCAAGCTTTCTTATTTTAAGGAAAATGCTCCCGAAGCTTTAGCGGCGGGATTGAAGGTTGGGGCATATCACTATGCCAAATTTTCCACTGCAGCGGAAGCAAGGGCCGAGGCCGCCTATTTCTTAATTGCTGTAAGTTCTTTTGCTTTAAACTATCCTCTTGTGCTTGATCTTGAAGAAAATAAAAAAGCAGCAGGAAAACATGCTCTAACCGATGCAGCCTTAGCTTTTCTGGAAGCAGTTGAGGAAGCTGGGCACACTGCCATGCTTTATACGGGGAAATCCTTTCTGGAAAATGCGTTGGATGAATCAAGATTGACGAAGTATCCCTTGTGGATTGCCCGATACAACAGCAAACTAGGACGCAGCACGGATATTTGGCAGCATTCTGATTCAGGAAATGTGGATGGTATCAGGACGAAGGTCGATTTAAATATTGCCTATCGCGATTTTTCAAAGATTAAGACGCCCATTCAGTCGAGTATAGCGGAAGAAGCATCCTTCCTATATACCGTAAAGGGAGGAGATACGCTTAGCATGATCGCAAAAAAATATAAAACGACCGTAACCTCACTAGTCGTTCTTAACGGGATTCAGGATCCAAACAAAATTTATATCGGTCAAAAATTATTTGTTAAGTGA
- a CDS encoding TerC family protein, protein MELTLLLEYGWVLIILICLEGLLSADNALVLAIMSKHLPKEQQKKAINIGLLLAFIFRIGAIFIISYLFHVWQVQAVGAAYLIFISLKHLLKKDHGENDKKGKSYRMTVAQIALADIAFAVDSILAAVALVLALPDTPMGNIGGMDGAKFIVILLGAIAGLIVIRFAAGYFVKVLTERPNLETAAMLLVGWVGVKLLMHTLAHPAVHIISHEFVEGPIWNTIFWSVMLLIALGGWFLSKGKTEKNDEAN, encoded by the coding sequence ATGGAACTGACCTTATTGTTGGAGTATGGCTGGGTGTTAATCATTTTAATATGTTTAGAAGGTTTATTGTCTGCTGATAATGCCTTGGTTTTAGCCATCATGTCTAAGCATTTACCGAAGGAGCAGCAAAAAAAAGCGATCAATATCGGATTGCTTCTAGCTTTTATATTCAGGATTGGTGCAATCTTCATCATTTCGTACCTTTTCCACGTTTGGCAAGTTCAAGCGGTCGGAGCAGCGTATTTGATTTTCATTTCTTTAAAACATTTATTGAAAAAGGATCATGGGGAAAATGATAAAAAGGGGAAAAGCTATCGCATGACGGTTGCCCAAATAGCATTGGCCGATATCGCCTTTGCCGTCGATTCGATTTTAGCGGCAGTCGCTCTTGTTCTGGCATTGCCGGACACGCCAATGGGTAATATCGGAGGCATGGATGGAGCTAAATTCATCGTTATCTTGTTAGGAGCGATAGCGGGCTTGATTGTAATTCGCTTTGCGGCAGGGTACTTCGTTAAGGTATTGACTGAGCGTCCAAACCTTGAGACTGCAGCCATGTTACTTGTCGGATGGGTCGGGGTCAAGCTGCTCATGCATACCCTCGCGCATCCAGCCGTGCACATCATTTCTCACGAATTTGTTGAAGGACCGATTTGGAATACCATCTTCTGGTCGGTCATGCTTCTTATCGCCTTAGGTGGCTGGTTTTTATCCAAAGGTAAAACGGAAAAAAATGATGAAGCAAACTGA